From a single Acidimicrobiia bacterium genomic region:
- a CDS encoding HAD family phosphatase — translation MTKLIIFDWDDVFTIGSTRGYYACYHQTLLEVGVHLDPNVEESRIKARWGTTHEIELAELLQESPELIERACLIYEKHLFGDTFLNALTTLPGIQDFINNLAKKYKLAIASGIHPKLLKEYIFPRFKIPNAFSKIVTSYDLKDMNESKPNPLMVNMILNDLNIKPEDAVLVGDAKNDVMMAKNAGIKPIVVLSGHLDRREAINLGVTSIIADVTKLNDVL, via the coding sequence ATGACTAAGCTTATTATTTTTGACTGGGATGACGTATTTACCATAGGTTCTACAAGGGGCTACTATGCCTGCTACCACCAAACGCTTCTTGAAGTAGGTGTTCATTTAGATCCAAATGTCGAAGAGTCGCGTATAAAAGCCCGTTGGGGCACTACTCATGAGATTGAACTTGCTGAATTGCTCCAAGAGAGTCCAGAATTAATTGAAAGGGCATGTTTAATATATGAGAAGCATCTTTTTGGTGATACATTTTTAAATGCCCTTACTACACTTCCAGGAATTCAAGATTTCATAAACAATCTTGCTAAAAAATATAAACTAGCAATAGCTTCAGGCATCCATCCTAAATTATTAAAAGAATATATATTCCCAAGATTCAAGATCCCCAATGCCTTTAGTAAAATTGTTACTTCTTACGATTTAAAAGACATGAATGAATCAAAACCAAATCCATTGATGGTTAATATGATACTTAATGACTTAAATATAAAGCCAGAAGATGCTGTTTTAGTAGGTGACGCAAAAAATGATGTTATGATGGCAAAAAATGCTGGAATTAAACCAATTGTCGTGCTATCTGGCCACTTAGATAGAAGAGAAGCAATTAACTTAGGTGTTACTTCCATTATTGCCGACGTCACCAAATTAAATGACGT